In Daucus carota subsp. sativus chromosome 4, DH1 v3.0, whole genome shotgun sequence, one DNA window encodes the following:
- the LOC108217371 gene encoding dof zinc finger protein DOF5.7 has product MSNYQSSGSHDKSVVTPPPATNCPRCDSPKTKFCYYNNYSLSQPRYFCKTCKRYWTKGGALRNVPIGGSCRKTKKISRSFSSDSKDSSSASSYSDLGRFGFSDGPDFQIGEGLIDVPRSNNTSNIPTIRGQLVSSTMNNPIVPISSGSIPNFGLNPDSQTNLSQFVAPNDFSLCYSSSSSILKQYHVENNVVSFNDGLAPEMVPVIGNLSSSMDSFGSISQDLYLNLPQERMGEPFSSTDLDWELQQEGMNMMLSGGSSNIYQQPSNMIETTNNLENLAPLLKPYPASFQDLEISSEPSNISRKEDNGVANVETTNVPIEWHFGDSSYAPAVNAIPSIDGNGNKIEGWSVFDQYPSLP; this is encoded by the coding sequence ATGTCGAATTATCAGAGTTCTGGAAGCCATGACAAGTCCGTCGTAACACCACCACCAGCTACAAATTGTCCGAGATGTGATTCTCCGAAAACAAAGTTTTGCTATTACAACAATTATAGTCTTTCTCAACCAAGATATTTCTGTAAGACATGTAAAAGGTATTGGACAAAAGGCGGAGCGCTTCGTAATGTCCCCATAGGTGGTAGTTGCAGGAAAACAAAGAAGATTAGTAGATCATTCTCCAGTGACTCAAAGGACTCTTCTAGCGCTTCTTCATATTCAGATTTGGGCAGATTCGGGTTCTCAGATGGTCCGGATTTTCAAATTGGGGAAGGACTTATAGATGTTCCAAGATCCAACAATACTTCAAATATACCTACTATCCGCGGTCAACTAGTATCTTCAACTATGAACAATCCAATAGTACCAATTTCATCAGGTAGTATTCCAAACTTCGGGTTGAACCCCGACTCTCAAACTAATTTAAGTCAATTTGTGGCTCCCAATGATTTTTCTTTATGTTATTCCTCTTCGTCTTCCATCCTTAAACAATATCATGTAGAGAATAATGTTGTAAGCTTTAATGATGGATTAGCCCCGGAGATGGTACCTGTAATTGGtaatctttcttcttctatGGACTCATTTGGTTCAATTAGTCaagatttatatttgaatttaccaCAAGAAAGGATGGGGGAGCCATTTAGTTCAACCGATCTTGACTGGGAGTTACAACAAGAAGGGATGAACATGATGCTAAGTGGAGGAAGTAGTAACATTTATCAACAGCCGAGCAACATGATTGAAACTACTAACAATCTTGAAAACCTGGCTCCACTTCTGAAGCCATATCCGGCATCATTTCAGGATTTGGAGATTTCTTCAGAACCATCAAATATTTCAAGGAAAGAGGATAATGGAGTAGCTAATGTTGAAACTACAAATGTACCAATTGAGTGGCATTTTGGTGATTCTAGTTATGCACCTGCTGTGAATGCAATTCCAAGCATTGATGGGAATGGCAACAAAATTGAAGGATGGAGCGTCTTCGATCAATACCCATCACTACCTTGA